Proteins encoded within one genomic window of Couchioplanes caeruleus:
- a CDS encoding VWA domain-containing protein, which translates to MTPYPFSAVVGLDDLRLALLLTAVSPAVGGVLVRGEKGTAKSTVVRALAALLPEVDVVRGCRFACDPAAPDPGCPDGPHEVGAPRGHRPAALVELPVGATEDRVVGTLDIQRALADGVKAYEPGLLATAHRGALYVDEVNLLPDHLVDLLLDAAAMGRAHVERDGVSVKHASRFLLVGTMNPEEGEPRPQLVDRFGLVVTVAAPRDAVQRAEVVRRRLAYEADPEGFAARFTADESALAARIVAARAAVPSVALPDAELDRIARVCLAYGVDGMRADIVVARCAVALAAWHGRDRVTAGDVRDAARLALPHRRRKDPLDPPGTDEQRLEEALEQAGGDDDPGDPPPPPEPDGGPDDAGPDGGPRGPDGGGRDDSPRGPDGGGRDDSPGGPDGGGPGAGPDNGPDGRTPDSGVDPRDQRSDEQAADGGEPRQASASGGLAQAGAAYRPRTLRIGARGEGGHAGRRSPAFARRGRVVGSRVPRGKLSGAPHLPATLRAALHRGGFGTTAAHPTRGVPSPRALAGVRPCDLRESVHVGREANLVLFVVDASGSMAARKRMTVVKTAVLSLLRDAYHRRDRIGMITFRGSAAEQVLPPTSSHEVGVLRLASLRTGGRTPLAAGLRTAAATIATERRRDPRRRPLLVVVTDGRATSGGDPVRLAPALAGVATVVVDCESGPVRLGLARRLAAALNADVMPLEALAASGFSRSAA; encoded by the coding sequence GTGACGCCGTACCCGTTCTCCGCCGTCGTCGGCCTCGACGATCTGCGCCTCGCCCTGCTGCTCACGGCGGTGTCACCGGCCGTCGGCGGGGTGCTCGTCCGCGGCGAGAAGGGCACCGCCAAGAGCACCGTCGTGCGGGCGCTCGCCGCGCTGCTGCCCGAGGTCGACGTGGTGCGCGGCTGCCGCTTCGCCTGCGATCCGGCCGCGCCCGATCCCGGCTGTCCCGACGGTCCGCACGAGGTCGGCGCGCCGCGCGGGCACCGGCCCGCCGCCCTGGTCGAGCTTCCCGTGGGTGCCACCGAGGACCGCGTGGTGGGCACCCTCGACATTCAGCGCGCGCTGGCCGACGGCGTGAAGGCGTACGAGCCGGGCCTGCTCGCGACGGCGCACCGGGGCGCCCTGTACGTCGACGAGGTCAACCTGCTGCCCGACCACCTGGTGGACCTGCTGCTGGACGCGGCGGCGATGGGCCGCGCCCACGTCGAGCGCGACGGGGTGTCCGTCAAGCACGCCTCCCGGTTCCTGCTGGTCGGCACCATGAACCCGGAGGAGGGCGAGCCACGCCCGCAGCTCGTCGACCGGTTCGGCCTGGTCGTCACCGTGGCCGCGCCCCGCGACGCGGTACAGCGGGCCGAGGTCGTCCGGCGGCGCCTCGCCTACGAGGCCGACCCGGAGGGTTTCGCCGCCCGCTTCACCGCCGACGAGAGTGCCCTGGCGGCGCGGATCGTGGCGGCGCGCGCGGCCGTGCCCTCGGTGGCGCTGCCGGACGCCGAGCTGGACCGCATCGCCCGGGTCTGCCTGGCCTACGGCGTCGACGGCATGCGTGCCGACATCGTGGTGGCCCGTTGCGCGGTCGCCCTGGCGGCGTGGCACGGCCGCGACCGGGTCACGGCCGGTGACGTCCGCGACGCCGCCCGGCTCGCGCTGCCGCATCGCCGCCGCAAGGATCCCCTGGACCCGCCCGGCACCGACGAGCAGCGCCTGGAAGAAGCCCTCGAGCAGGCCGGCGGGGACGACGACCCGGGCGACCCGCCGCCCCCACCGGAACCCGACGGTGGTCCCGACGACGCCGGCCCCGACGGCGGCCCCCGCGGCCCCGACGGCGGCGGCCGCGACGACAGCCCCCGCGGCCCGGACGGCGGCGGCCGCGACGACAGCCCCGGCGGCCCCGACGGCGGCGGTCCCGGCGCCGGGCCCGACAACGGGCCGGACGGACGCACGCCGGATAGCGGCGTCGACCCTCGGGACCAGCGGTCGGACGAGCAGGCCGCGGATGGCGGCGAGCCGCGCCAGGCGTCGGCCTCCGGCGGCCTGGCGCAGGCCGGCGCGGCCTACCGGCCGCGGACACTGCGGATCGGTGCGCGCGGCGAAGGCGGCCATGCCGGCCGCCGGTCGCCCGCGTTCGCCCGCCGGGGTCGCGTGGTCGGGTCTCGCGTGCCGCGCGGCAAGCTCTCCGGTGCCCCGCACCTGCCGGCGACCCTGCGGGCAGCGCTGCACCGCGGCGGTTTCGGCACGACCGCGGCGCACCCGACCCGCGGAGTCCCCTCGCCTCGCGCCCTCGCCGGGGTGCGGCCGTGCGACCTGCGCGAGTCCGTACACGTGGGACGCGAGGCCAACCTCGTGCTGTTCGTCGTCGACGCCTCCGGGTCGATGGCGGCCCGCAAGCGGATGACCGTGGTCAAGACCGCCGTACTGTCGCTGCTGCGCGACGCCTACCACCGGCGCGACCGGATCGGGATGATCACGTTCCGGGGGTCCGCCGCGGAGCAGGTGCTGCCGCCCACCTCCAGCCACGAGGTGGGGGTGCTGCGCCTGGCGAGCCTGCGGACCGGGGGGCGTACCCCGCTGGCCGCCGGGCTGCGCACCGCCGCCGCGACCATCGCCACCGAACGCCGCCGCGACCCGCGCCGCAGGCCGCTGCTGGTCGTGGTCACCGACGGACGGGCGACCAGCGGGGGTGACCCCGTACGCCTCGCGCCCGCGCTGGCCGGCGTGGCGACCGTCGTGGTCGACTGCGAGTCCGGACCCGTCCGTCTCGGCCTGGCCCGCCGCCTGGCCGCCGCCCTGAACGCCGACGTCATGCCGCTCGAGGCCCTGGCCGCGAGCGGATTCTCGAGGAGCGCCGCCTGA
- a CDS encoding citrate synthase, whose translation MTDVKLDHPGGQLSLPVRPAVEGPGGIEISALLKETGYVTLDQGFVNTASCASGITYIDGDAGILRYRGFPIEQLAGKASFLEVSYLLIHDALPTPAQLAEFADKIRVHTLLQEEMRAFFSGFPRDAHPMAVLSSAVTALSTFYQDALDPTDPEQVEISAIRLMAKLPTIAAYAYKKSIGHPLPYPDNSLDYVENFLRMTFGLPTVEYPVDPKIAKILDMLFVLHADHEQNCSTSTVRLVGSAQANLFASVAAGINALSGPLHGGANSAVLEMLEQIRNDGGDVQSFVRRVKAKEKGVKLMGFGHRVYKNYDPRAAIVKKAAQEVLATLERPDPLLEIAFQLEEIALADDYFVSRKLYPNVDFYTGLIYKALGFPTKMFTVLFALGRLPGWIAQWGEMMADPTTKIGRPRQLYTGAAERQFVPITER comes from the coding sequence ATGACGGATGTCAAGCTCGACCACCCCGGTGGCCAGTTGTCCCTGCCGGTGCGCCCGGCGGTCGAAGGCCCGGGTGGAATCGAGATCAGCGCCCTCCTCAAGGAGACCGGTTACGTCACCCTGGACCAGGGCTTCGTCAACACGGCATCGTGCGCGTCGGGGATCACCTACATCGACGGTGATGCCGGCATTCTGCGCTACCGGGGCTTCCCGATCGAGCAGCTCGCGGGCAAGGCCTCCTTCCTGGAGGTCTCCTACCTGCTGATCCACGACGCGCTGCCGACGCCGGCGCAGCTCGCGGAGTTCGCGGACAAGATCCGCGTGCACACGCTGCTGCAGGAAGAGATGCGCGCCTTCTTCTCGGGCTTCCCCCGCGACGCGCACCCGATGGCGGTGCTGTCCTCGGCGGTGACCGCGCTGTCGACCTTCTACCAGGACGCGCTCGACCCGACCGACCCCGAGCAGGTCGAGATCTCCGCGATCCGGCTCATGGCGAAACTGCCGACCATCGCGGCGTACGCGTACAAGAAGTCGATCGGCCACCCGCTGCCGTACCCGGACAACTCGCTCGACTACGTCGAGAACTTCCTGCGCATGACCTTCGGGCTGCCCACGGTCGAGTACCCGGTCGACCCGAAGATCGCCAAGATCCTCGACATGCTCTTCGTGCTGCACGCCGACCACGAGCAGAACTGCTCCACCTCCACGGTGCGCCTGGTCGGTTCCGCGCAGGCCAACCTCTTCGCCTCGGTCGCCGCGGGCATCAACGCGCTGTCCGGCCCGTTGCACGGCGGCGCCAACTCGGCGGTGCTGGAGATGCTCGAGCAGATCCGCAACGACGGTGGCGACGTCCAGTCCTTCGTTCGCCGGGTCAAGGCGAAGGAGAAGGGCGTCAAGCTGATGGGCTTCGGCCACCGGGTCTACAAGAACTACGACCCGCGGGCCGCGATCGTCAAGAAGGCGGCGCAGGAGGTGCTGGCCACGCTGGAGCGGCCGGACCCGCTGCTGGAGATCGCCTTCCAGCTCGAGGAGATCGCCCTCGCCGACGACTACTTCGTCTCGCGCAAGCTCTACCCCAACGTGGACTTCTACACGGGCCTGATCTACAAGGCCCTGGGCTTCCCCACGAAGATGTTCACCGTGCTGTTCGCGCTCGGCCGGCTCCCCGGCTGGATCGCGCAGTGGGGCGAGATGATGGCCGACCCGACCACGAAGATCGGTCGTCCCCGCCAGCTCTACACCGGCGCGGCGGAGCGGCAGTTCGTGCCGATCACCGAGCGCTGA
- a CDS encoding gluconokinase, with protein MDVVIGIDTGTTATKAIAAGLDGEVRALTSVHYPLSVPGPGRAELDPGLLRDAAVQALVAVARACDERGDRVLAVSLSAFLHGLAPMDAGGHPTGPVITWADNRSSRQSEEIAASGRAKALQARTGTPVHPMAPLAKLAWWRAHDPATLRETPRWGGVKEIVLGGLAREGFLVDLSVASGTGLYDIHERRWDPEALDIAGIEAGRLAEVVPTTTVLTLRAEVASAAGLPPDTPLIIGAADGPLANLGVGATPAGVAAVSLGTSGALRTVVGAPTADAAGRLFCYALTEDRWVLGGAVNNAGSVVRWAGRTMAEGIDRPAAEGEDADTRDAALLVEAAAVAPGSDGLLCLPYLLGERAPWWRGGMRGAYLGLRREHGRAHLVRAAVEGVCQQLALVRDTFAAEGVEMREVRATGGAVASGLWIGVLAAALDLPVAIADTPEGTALGACLLGLHAIGGLPDLDRAASLVDITRHTRPDPQDAALYRRLRPLVERSALAVTDVVTELDRLAPSPLPDTEKAVGAPGTDTSR; from the coding sequence ATGGACGTCGTCATCGGGATCGACACCGGGACCACCGCCACCAAGGCGATCGCGGCCGGCCTCGACGGCGAGGTGCGCGCCCTGACCAGCGTGCACTATCCGTTGTCGGTGCCCGGCCCCGGCCGCGCCGAGCTCGACCCCGGGCTGCTGCGCGACGCCGCGGTGCAGGCCCTCGTCGCCGTGGCGAGGGCGTGTGACGAGCGCGGCGACCGGGTGCTCGCGGTGAGCCTCAGCGCCTTCCTGCACGGGCTCGCCCCGATGGACGCCGGCGGTCATCCCACCGGGCCGGTGATCACCTGGGCGGACAACCGCTCGTCGCGGCAGAGCGAGGAGATCGCCGCCTCCGGCCGCGCCAAGGCTCTGCAGGCGCGCACCGGCACGCCCGTGCACCCGATGGCCCCGCTGGCGAAGCTGGCCTGGTGGCGTGCCCACGACCCGGCGACGCTGCGGGAGACCCCGCGTTGGGGCGGCGTCAAGGAGATCGTGCTCGGCGGCCTCGCCCGCGAGGGATTCCTGGTCGACCTTTCCGTCGCCTCCGGCACCGGGCTGTACGACATCCACGAGCGCCGCTGGGATCCGGAGGCACTGGACATCGCCGGCATCGAGGCCGGCCGGCTCGCCGAGGTGGTGCCGACCACCACCGTGCTGACGCTGCGCGCCGAGGTCGCCTCCGCGGCCGGGCTGCCGCCGGACACCCCGCTGATCATCGGCGCCGCCGACGGGCCACTGGCGAACCTCGGCGTCGGCGCCACCCCCGCCGGGGTGGCCGCGGTGTCGCTGGGCACCAGCGGGGCGCTGCGGACCGTGGTCGGTGCGCCCACGGCCGACGCGGCGGGGCGATTGTTCTGCTACGCCCTCACCGAGGACCGCTGGGTGCTCGGCGGCGCGGTCAACAACGCCGGGTCGGTGGTCCGCTGGGCCGGTCGGACGATGGCCGAGGGCATCGACCGCCCGGCGGCCGAGGGCGAGGACGCCGACACCCGCGACGCCGCGCTGCTGGTCGAGGCGGCAGCGGTGGCGCCGGGCAGCGACGGGCTGCTCTGCCTGCCGTACCTGCTCGGCGAGCGTGCGCCGTGGTGGCGCGGCGGGATGCGCGGGGCGTACCTCGGGCTGCGCCGCGAACACGGTCGCGCCCATCTCGTCCGCGCCGCGGTCGAGGGGGTCTGCCAGCAACTGGCCCTGGTCCGCGACACCTTCGCCGCCGAGGGCGTCGAGATGCGCGAGGTACGGGCGACCGGCGGCGCGGTCGCCTCCGGGCTGTGGATCGGCGTGCTGGCGGCGGCCCTGGACCTGCCGGTGGCGATCGCCGACACCCCGGAGGGCACCGCCCTGGGCGCATGCCTGCTGGGCCTGCACGCGATCGGCGGCCTGCCGGACCTGGACCGGGCCGCCTCCCTCGTGGACATCACCCGGCACACCCGGCCGGACCCGCAGGACGCGGCGCTCTACCGGCGGCTGCGGCCCCTGGTGGAGCGGTCGGCGCTCGCCGTCACCGACGTGGTGACCGAGCTGGACAGGCTGGCACCCTCCCCGCTGCCGGACACGGAGAAGGCGGTCGGCGCCCCGGGAACCGACACCTCCCGGTGA
- a CDS encoding universal stress protein — protein MQIPGPAPVVVGVNGTAAGLAAARLGAREAVTRGQPLRILHVFAWPGMRYTDDPSDYASARQEAGRIVEEAVATAARSVPGVRGEGLVVDGQPVRELLRRSRTAGLLVLGADDPATGVRLPLDPVLVQVVSRARCPVVVAHGVRPPAGPLLVAVDGSPSSWAALRLAAAEARRRGVTLEIAHVAATDAAVPAGRRLLDRAAAACPGELVEVRRTLLVGDPAPTLVRTSRRARMMILGPRGTGGGLLGAVAGELLRHCACPTLFVHGDPAGDDPADGALPAGALMS, from the coding sequence ATGCAGATTCCGGGCCCTGCTCCTGTCGTCGTGGGCGTGAACGGAACGGCCGCGGGCCTGGCCGCGGCACGGCTGGGCGCCCGGGAGGCGGTGACGCGCGGGCAGCCGTTGCGGATCCTGCACGTGTTCGCCTGGCCGGGCATGCGATACACCGATGATCCCTCGGATTACGCCTCGGCGCGACAGGAAGCCGGGCGAATAGTGGAAGAAGCTGTGGCGACGGCCGCCCGCAGCGTCCCCGGCGTCCGGGGCGAGGGCCTGGTCGTCGACGGGCAGCCGGTGCGGGAGCTGCTGCGGCGCAGCCGGACGGCGGGCCTGCTGGTGCTCGGCGCCGACGACCCGGCGACGGGCGTCCGGCTTCCGCTCGACCCCGTGCTGGTGCAGGTCGTGTCCCGGGCCCGCTGCCCGGTGGTGGTGGCCCACGGCGTCCGCCCTCCGGCCGGGCCGCTGCTGGTGGCCGTCGACGGCTCACCGAGCTCGTGGGCGGCGCTGCGCCTGGCCGCCGCCGAGGCCCGGCGGCGCGGCGTGACGCTGGAGATCGCGCACGTGGCCGCCACGGACGCCGCGGTACCGGCCGGCCGGCGACTGCTGGACCGCGCCGCCGCCGCGTGCCCGGGCGAGCTCGTCGAGGTCCGGCGCACGCTTCTCGTCGGAGATCCTGCGCCAACTCTCGTACGCACGTCGCGCCGAGCCCGCATGATGATCCTGGGCCCGCGCGGCACCGGCGGAGGTCTGCTCGGCGCCGTGGCGGGCGAGCTCCTGCGTCACTGTGCGTGCCCGACGCTGTTCGTCCACGGCGACCCCGCCGGGGACGACCCGGCGGACGGTGCGCTGCCGGCGGGGGCGCTGATGAGCTGA